One segment of Sesamum indicum cultivar Zhongzhi No. 13 linkage group LG4, S_indicum_v1.0, whole genome shotgun sequence DNA contains the following:
- the LOC105160325 gene encoding importin subunit beta-1 codes for MEVTQVLLSAQAVDSTVRKHAEETLKQFQEQNLPGFLLSLSAELASEEKPVDSRKLAGLILKNALDAKEQHRKYELVQRWLSLDVAVKSQIKACLLQTLSSTVADARSTASQVIAKVAGIELPQKQWPELIGSLLSNIHQVPPHVKQATLETLGYMCEEVVPEVVDQDQVNKILTAVVQGMNDNEGNIEVRLAATRALYNALGFAQANFSNDMERDYIMRVVCEATLSPEVKIRQAAFECLVSIGSTYYEKLAPYIQDIFNITSKAVREDEEPVALQAIEFWSSICDEEIDILEEYGGDFTADSDVPCYYFIKQALPALVPMLLETLLKQEEDQDQDEGAWNLAMAGGTCLGLVARTVGDDIVPLVMPFIEENITKADWRQREAATYAFGSILEGPSPDKLTPIVNVALSFMLTALTKDPSSHVKDTTAWTLGRIFEFLHGSTVETPIITPANCQQIITVLLQSMKDAPNVAEKACGALYFLAQGYEDVGSTSPLTPYFQEIVQSLLNVTHREDAGESRLRTAAYETLNEVVRCSTEETARLVLELVQVIMAELHKTLEAQKLSSDEREKQNELQGLLCGCLQVIIQKLGASEPTKYAFLQYADQIMNLFLRVFACRSATVHEEAMLAIGALAYATGPNFAKYMPDFYKYLEMGLQNFEEYQVCAVTVGVVGDICRALEDKILPYCDGIMTQLLKDLSSNQLHRSVKPPIFSCFGDIALAIGENFEKYLMYAMPMLQSAAELSAHTSGADDEMIEYTNLLRNGILEAYSGIFQGFKNSPKTQLLIPYAPHILQFLDSIYMEKDMDDVVMKTAIGVLGDLADTLGSNAGSLIQQSLSSKDFLNECLSSEDHLIKESAEWARLAISRAISV; via the exons ATGGAAGTCACTCAGGTCCTTCTAAGTGCACAAGCAGTTGATTCAACAGTGCGAAAGCATGCTGAAGAAACTCTGAAACAGTTTCAGGAGCAAAACCTTCCTGGTTTCTTGTTATCCCTTTCTGCAGAGCTTGCTAGTGAGGAGAAACCCGTTGACAGCCGTAAACTAGCAGGTTTGATTCTTAAAAATGCATTGGATGCCAAGGAGCAGCACAGAAAGTATGAGCTTGTGCAGAGGTGGTTATCATTAGATGTGGCTGTGAAGAGCCAGATAAAGGCATGCTTGTTGCAGACCCTCTCTTCTACTGTGGCTGATGCTAGGTCAACTGCATCACAAGTCATCGCTAAGGTCGCCGGCATTGAACTGCCTCAGAAGCAGTGGCCTGAGCTCATTGGATCCCTCTTGTCAAATATTCACCAAGTCCCACCTCATGTTAAGCAAGCTACCCTTGAAACTCTGGGGTACATGTGTGAAGAAGTTGTTCCAGAGGTTGTGGATCAAGATCAAGTAAATAAGATACTTACAGCTGTGGTTCAAGGCATGAATGATAATGAGGGTAATATTGAGGTTCGGCTTGCTGCCACCAGAGCTTTATATAATGCTCTTGGATTTGCCCAGGCTAACTTTTCCAACGATATGGAGAGGGACTACATAATGAGAGTTGTTTGTGAGGCCACACTTTCACCAGAGGTGAAAATTCGACAGGCTGCCTTTGAGTGTTTGGTCTCAATTGGGTCAAcatattatgagaaattaGCTCCGTACATACAAGATATTTTCAACATCACATCCAAGGCAGTCCGGGAAGATGAGGAACCGGTTGCTCTTCAAGCAATTGAATTTTGGAGCTCAATTTGTGATgaagaaattgatattttggaAGAATATGGAGGTGATTTTACAGCAGATTCTGATGTTCCGTGCTATTATTTTATCAAGCAGGCTCTCCCCGCACTTGTACCTATGTTATTGGAGACACTTCTTAAGCAAGAAGAAGATCAGGATCAGGACGAAGGTGCTTGGAATCTGGCAATGGCTGGTGGGACTTGCCTTGGTTTGGTTGCCCGTACAGTGGGGGATGATATTGTACCACTTGTCATGCCATTTATCgaagaaaatataacaaaagcTGATTGGAGGCAGCGAGAAGCTGCCACTTATGCATTTGGTTCTATATTGGAAGGTCCTTCACCTGACAAATTAACTCCCATTGTCAATGTTGCTCTAAGTTTCATGCTCACTGCTTTAACTAAAGATCCAAGTAGCCATGTGAAGGACACAACTGCTTGGACCTTGGGGAGGATATTCGAATTTCTTCATGGTTCAACAGTGGAGACTCCAATTATTACCCCGGCTAACTGTCAACAGATTATCACAGTTCTCCTCCAGAGCATGAAAGATGCCCCAAATGTTGCTGAGAAAGCCTGTGGTGCTCTCTATTTTCTAGCACAAGGTTATGAGGATGTGGGCTCAACATCACCCTTGACACCTTATTTCCAAGAAATTGTTCAGTCGCTTCTTAATGTCACTCATAGAGAAGATGCGGGGGAGTCACGACTTAGGACGGCTGCCTACGAGACACTAAATGAAGTAGTAAGGTGTTCAACTGAGGAAACAGCTCGCTTAGTGTTGGAACTTGTTCAAGTCATCATGGCAGAACTTCATAAGACTCTTGAGGCGCAGAAACTTTCATctgatgagagagagaagcaGAACGAGTTGCAGGGCCTTCTTTGTGGCTGCTTACAGGTCATCATCCAGAAATTAGGGGCATCAGAACCCACTAAGTATGCCTTCTTGCAGTATGCAGATCAGATAATGAATCTTTTTCTACGAGTTTTTGCTTGCAGAAGTGCCACTGTCCATGAGGAAGCTATGCTTGCCATTGGTGCACTTGCCTATGCAACAGGTCCAAACTTCGCAAAGTACATGCCTGATTTTTACAAGTATTTGGAGATGGGTCTTCAGAATTTTGAGGAGTACCAAGTTTGTGCAGTCACTGTTGGTGTTGTAGGGGATATTTGCAGGGCTTTGGAGGACAAGATTCTGCCCTATTGTGATGGAATTATGACCCAGCTTCTCAAAGATTTGTCAAGCAACCAGTTGCATCGGTCTGTGAAGCCGCCAATCTTTTCATGCTTCGGTGACATAGCTCTAGCGATTGGCGAGAATTTCGAGAAGTACTTGATGTATGCAATGCCTATGCTGCAGAGTGCTGCAGAGTTGTCTGCCCACACATCAGGTGCTGATGATGAAATGATAGAATACACTAATCTTCtaagaaatggaatattagAGGCGTACTCGGGGATTTTTCAGGGCTTCAAGAACTCGCCTAAAACCCAACTCCTGATTCCTTATGCACCTCACATCTTGCAATTCCTAGATAGCATTTACATGGAGAAGGATAT GGATGATGTTGTGATGAAAACTGCTATTGGCGTCCTTGGAGACCTAGCAGATACTCTGGGAAG